Genomic window (Pseudanabaena sp. FACHB-2040):
CCCTAGCTCGTCGGGGCCGAAGCGGCCCATTAACTGGCTACCTGCCGGGGCTATCAGCGCTCCGGTTTTGGCATCTCTCAGGTCAGCTGCCAGCAGCATCACGGCATCTAGGGACGAGCGCTGGTCGAGCTGTAGGGGCTCTGGCCCCGGATAGCGCAGCTGCAGCAGCGTGCCTGCCGGAATCAGCACATCAGGATTGGCTGCTGGATTGGCTTCGGGGGGCGTAAGGTAGGGAAAACTGGGCAGTTCTTCTTTTGCGGTCGCTGCTGGCAGGGGTTGCCCGAAGGAAATCACGTTTTCAGGGGAGGCCGGTCGACCATCGGGAGGGGCCGTCGCTAGAAAGGGAACTGGCTCAGCTGAAGCAGGCACGGGTGGTGTCGATGTCAGGGGCGCTGCGGCAGGGCTAACAGCGGCAGCGGGCGGCAGGGTCACGATCGCATCAGGGGCCGCAGCGGGCTGAGGGGCAGCAGCAGCGGTGTTAATGAAAGGTGGTTCTTGGTTCAGGGCCTCGGGTGTGGCGGAGGGAGTGAGTGTGGCGGAGGGAGCAGGCACAATTTCTGCCGGTGCAGTCGGTGCGATCGCAGGTACCTCAGGCACCTGAGGAACAAAGACATTGGCCGGAGCTGTCGCTACAGCAGGTTCCGGAACCTCTACAGCGGGTGGGGTCATTGGAGCAGGCTCACTTGCGATCGCAGGGGCAAGCTGTGGAGGTTCAACCGCGAGGTCCAGTTGGGGCGCAGCGGCAGGCTCAGCAGTGGCTACCGGTTCGGTTGGGGCACTGGCAGCAAGGGGTTCCTGGGTCTGCTCGGGAGGAGCAATGACGGTGATAGGTGCGGTTTCTGTCGTCTCAAGATCTGCTGGATCTAGCGACGTTGAATTTGAGAGGGGAGCCGTGAGGGCAGGGGGGTTGATTGCGATCGCACCCGCTGACTCTCCAGGTTCAGAGGCCGTGTCTTCTAGGAACGGCACCTCTACTTGAGGCGAGTTTGGAGTTACAGCCACCGTGCTATCTAGAGGCGGTACAGTGACTTGAGCCGCTGGGGCAAAGCTGGGTTCAAAGGGGTCTACCGGCAGCGTATTGGGCAGCGTTGCCTGCCCCTCAGCCAGAGAAGGCAGCATCAGGTTAGAGGCGCGAATGCTGAGTTCACCCTCAGGAGTTTCAATAAATCGAGGGCCTGTGGGTACTGAGTCAAGCGGAAGGGTGGAGGTCGCCTGCTCAGGAGCAGCGGGCGCAGGAGAGGGCATTGGGACAGTCGCTGTCTCTGGCAGCGGGGCAGCAGGAGCAGGGGTAGTTGCGATCGGAACACCGCTGTCTACAATCAGCGGCGTCAATGTCCAGCGAGTCTGGTCACCCACCTCAGCAGAAACCAGTTCAGCATGGCGACGGTCAATAACAGTATTCGGGGCCAGCTCCAGCACAACATGAACAGTGTTGGCCGTCTCCTGCACTACCTGCACCCGGCGAATCGCCCCCCCATAGATCTGCTC
Coding sequences:
- a CDS encoding AMIN domain-containing protein, with amino-acid sequence MSKLIAGSGSRGLEGGLGLLLGQSLAAAIVFASPIASAAVLSSWDFEPSSQQLSVTLPKGVTPRFLVFAEPARIVLEVPNTQLGTLPTEQIYGGAIRRVQVVQETANTVHVVLELAPNTVIDRRHAELVSAEVGDQTRWTLTPLIVDSGVPIATTPAPAAPLPETATVPMPSPAPAAPEQATSTLPLDSVPTGPRFIETPEGELSIRASNLMLPSLAEGQATLPNTLPVDPFEPSFAPAAQVTVPPLDSTVAVTPNSPQVEVPFLEDTASEPGESAGAIAINPPALTAPLSNSTSLDPADLETTETAPITVIAPPEQTQEPLAASAPTEPVATAEPAAAPQLDLAVEPPQLAPAIASEPAPMTPPAVEVPEPAVATAPANVFVPQVPEVPAIAPTAPAEIVPAPSATLTPSATPEALNQEPPFINTAAAAPQPAAAPDAIVTLPPAAAVSPAAAPLTSTPPVPASAEPVPFLATAPPDGRPASPENVISFGQPLPAATAKEELPSFPYLTPPEANPAANPDVLIPAGTLLQLRYPGPEPLQLDQRSSLDAVMLLAADLRDAKTGALIAPAGSQLMGRFGPDELGLRWVSQAVLLPGRQVPLSGASAYFAGSPQISGQRLAVNSGIGALALTVLTGFTGVGLLGGAMLGATTALGTAPQIIVIEPNQIIEVQILEDVPRSELQLN